Proteins from one Gimesia maris genomic window:
- a CDS encoding S1C family serine protease, with product MQRFFICVPFVICTLLSLPVFSAESSVDPAVLAAQKQRIDVIKAVSPSVVAIFGGAGDGGGSGVLVTSDGYALTNFHVVSGAGNFMKCGLNDGKLYDAVIVSIDPTGDVALIKLLGRTDFPVARLGDSDAVQVGDWAYAMGNPFLLATDFQPTITYGIVSGVHRYQYPAGTFLEYTDCIQVDSSINPGNSGGPLFNDRGELIGINGRGSFEKRGRVNSGAGYAISINQIKHFWDHLKSGRIVDHAALGATVTTGFDSNINVAEILEESDAYRKGLRLGDEIVSFAGRPIRSVNQFKNILGIYPAGWTLPLVYRRDEKKNTIYVRLQALHTALELQEQAGQKQLIPEKAPEPGDKKPRLPMPNPHAKAAPEPPEKYKHLYVPRTGFANYYFNQKQQERLLQALNATSNFSDRTGTWTLTGKMGNETDFTLTLADKGVGFEAGKDIFLQSLETDMFVDEPPGTGGLLAALHHFRLLLSGQSERFTDFYYLGSERLDGTNEMVDVLIATQTGTISRWYFNKSDLSLRGLDFYLTENSEVCAIRFEQFQTLNGQKFPGELDVRHGSRPVMKLKIERLKLDPLENSKK from the coding sequence ATGCAGAGATTTTTTATCTGTGTTCCATTTGTCATCTGTACTCTCCTGTCTCTACCGGTGTTTTCAGCAGAATCTTCTGTTGATCCTGCAGTGCTGGCGGCTCAGAAACAGCGTATTGATGTCATCAAAGCAGTCTCTCCCTCGGTGGTTGCCATCTTCGGTGGTGCCGGTGATGGCGGAGGCTCAGGAGTGCTGGTCACGTCTGACGGATATGCATTAACCAACTTTCATGTCGTCTCGGGAGCCGGTAACTTCATGAAGTGCGGGCTGAATGATGGCAAGCTGTATGACGCAGTCATCGTCAGTATCGACCCCACGGGTGATGTGGCTTTGATCAAACTCCTGGGCCGAACGGATTTTCCGGTTGCCCGACTGGGTGACAGCGATGCCGTGCAGGTGGGTGACTGGGCTTATGCCATGGGGAATCCGTTTCTGCTGGCGACCGATTTTCAACCGACGATCACCTACGGAATTGTCAGTGGCGTTCACCGTTATCAATATCCGGCTGGTACGTTTCTTGAATATACCGACTGTATCCAGGTGGACTCTTCGATCAATCCGGGTAACTCGGGAGGCCCCCTGTTCAATGATCGCGGCGAGTTGATCGGCATTAACGGCCGCGGGTCATTTGAAAAACGGGGCCGCGTCAATTCAGGGGCCGGTTATGCGATTTCCATTAACCAGATCAAGCACTTCTGGGATCATCTTAAGAGTGGCCGCATCGTCGACCATGCAGCACTGGGCGCAACTGTAACCACAGGCTTTGATTCAAATATCAATGTCGCTGAAATCCTGGAAGAATCAGACGCCTATCGAAAAGGTTTGAGGCTGGGTGACGAAATTGTCTCATTCGCAGGTCGCCCGATCCGCAGTGTGAACCAGTTCAAAAATATTCTTGGTATCTACCCTGCAGGCTGGACGTTGCCGCTGGTCTATCGGCGGGATGAGAAAAAGAACACAATCTATGTACGACTGCAGGCGCTGCATACTGCCCTGGAGCTACAGGAACAGGCAGGGCAGAAGCAGCTGATTCCGGAGAAAGCGCCTGAACCGGGGGATAAGAAGCCCCGACTCCCGATGCCAAACCCACATGCGAAGGCAGCACCTGAACCACCGGAAAAGTATAAGCACCTGTATGTCCCGAGAACTGGATTTGCCAATTACTATTTCAATCAGAAACAGCAGGAACGTCTGCTGCAGGCCTTAAATGCAACGAGTAATTTTTCGGATCGAACCGGAACCTGGACGCTGACCGGAAAAATGGGAAACGAAACTGATTTCACACTCACTCTGGCAGACAAAGGTGTGGGCTTTGAAGCCGGTAAGGATATCTTTCTGCAGTCACTGGAAACGGATATGTTCGTTGATGAACCACCAGGTACGGGTGGTCTGCTGGCGGCTTTACATCATTTCCGACTGCTGCTTTCCGGACAATCTGAACGATTCACAGACTTTTATTATCTCGGCAGCGAACGACTGGACGGAACGAATGAAATGGTCGATGTCCTGATCGCGACACAGACCGGTACGATCTCCCGCTGGTATTTCAACAAATCAGATCTGTCTCTGCGGGGCCTGGATTTTTATCTCACAGAAAATTCTGAAGTCTGCGCAATCCGTTTTGAACAATTCCAGACGCTCAATGGCCAGAAGTTTCCCGGTGAACTCGATGTGCGTCACGGCAGCCGACCTGTCATGAAACTGAAAATAGAACGCCTCAAGCTGGATCCGCTTGAGAACTCAAAGAAATAG
- a CDS encoding NPCBM/NEW2 domain-containing protein — MPVLFFVSMTTLLAVAPDVEVTSLSGTTASGSLQSLNKTIAKVKAGPTEKDLPLSNILNMRFPRNRSQRSLELPLTVRLTDGSKFPIQALQSNDRQVKVSGKQTGELILPTKNVASIRFGPLSSNIRDSWEKLLKAENSKDLLVVQKENVLDYIDGVVGSITEDKIQFFTGEDEVSVNRSRVFGVIYFRPPTPEVSPFCAIRLTDEGVLKASAINFTGSEFTATLQGGTQARFAPQSIANLDFSQGKVRYLSDLEPGNIEYTPFFDTVWKYRKDRHRDGGPLRVGGKEYARGLYIHSKTLLQYRIKGDYRNFRAIMGIDDSVPGIGFVYVEIKGDGRTLYSGNVRSSDAPVELNLDVRGVRDFEVLVDFGDNLEICDHLDLCEARFIK; from the coding sequence ATGCCTGTTCTGTTTTTTGTTTCCATGACCACTCTGCTTGCCGTCGCTCCTGATGTTGAAGTCACTTCACTCAGTGGCACGACTGCCTCGGGGAGTCTGCAGTCATTGAACAAAACAATCGCAAAAGTCAAAGCGGGACCGACAGAAAAAGATCTGCCTCTTTCCAATATATTGAATATGCGATTTCCCAGGAATCGCTCTCAACGCAGCCTCGAATTACCGCTTACCGTCAGATTGACTGATGGCTCAAAATTTCCGATACAGGCCCTGCAAAGCAATGATCGCCAGGTCAAAGTCAGTGGTAAACAGACCGGTGAGCTGATCCTGCCGACAAAAAATGTCGCCTCGATCCGGTTTGGCCCGTTGAGTTCAAACATTCGCGACTCCTGGGAAAAGCTGCTGAAAGCAGAGAATTCAAAAGATCTGCTCGTAGTTCAAAAGGAAAATGTACTCGATTATATTGATGGCGTTGTGGGTTCCATTACCGAAGACAAAATTCAGTTTTTTACCGGTGAGGACGAAGTCTCCGTCAATCGCAGTCGTGTGTTCGGGGTAATTTATTTCCGCCCCCCCACTCCGGAAGTGTCCCCCTTCTGTGCGATTCGACTGACCGACGAAGGAGTGTTGAAGGCCTCTGCCATCAATTTCACCGGATCAGAATTTACCGCGACTCTGCAGGGAGGCACCCAGGCCCGGTTTGCACCACAGTCGATTGCCAATCTGGATTTCAGTCAGGGTAAGGTGCGATACCTTTCTGACCTGGAACCAGGGAATATCGAATACACGCCTTTTTTTGATACGGTCTGGAAGTATCGAAAAGACAGACACCGCGATGGTGGCCCCCTCCGAGTGGGTGGAAAAGAATATGCACGCGGTCTCTACATTCACTCGAAAACACTGCTTCAGTATCGTATTAAAGGCGACTACCGGAATTTTCGTGCGATTATGGGGATCGATGATTCTGTCCCCGGCATTGGATTTGTCTATGTTGAAATCAAAGGTGATGGCCGCACACTTTATTCGGGAAATGTACGAAGTTCGGATGCTCCGGTGGAATTAAACCTGGATGTCCGTGGCGTACGGGATTTTGAGGTTCTGGTCGATTTTGGTGATAACCTGGAAATCTGCGATCACCTCGACCTGTGTGAAGCACGTTTTATTAAATAA
- a CDS encoding vWA domain-containing protein — translation MSYFASLPASLILAADETTAFRSIEYDTPSSGWGWLLLLGGLGLVLLLSFRTVWKDSIQLPLFWRCWLAVLRLGVLVALIAIVFNPHERTQKMSFRPSRVAVLVDTSLSMRHPNQLVTANTSSPASRNVASRMEAVEKLLADSPLIKDLQKNHQVSVYSFDKTLVGPLHVFPKQDSPENTAKPASEAETSIPDQPDWNTLLQPQGLETRLGELLGQLIREINGSTLSGIIIATDGASNAGIDLLSANEAAKESKVRLIPLGLGSPVRPANIQISKIIAPTDVQFGDGFEITAIVQAVGMPGKNITIELLRKVPGEAKPAIVETRDVLLPTEDSLPLDIKFERTPAEEGEISYVVRARGNQLAGDANAMDNELAHSVNVFSRPTRVLVIAGGPMRDYRFARTMLYRHPSIQSSVWLQSAPPGVSQDANELLYEFPERADLFEYDVVLAFDVNWELLSAEQMQNLNEWVSSAGGGIVMVAGDVYTPKLAQESEKYQSILDLYPVFINSFVRDYLDEEATQIRRIEWTQAGLDAGFLMLTDDPATSRQLWENFPGIYRCYPSNGAKAAATVYAHFPDPKTQTEFGFSILMASQYYGEGRCFYLGSPEMWRLRSVEEDYYDRFWTKLIRNIGQGRTKRGTKRGTLILERDEYVLGQTVSVRVRLLDPEFKPLIQESVPMEVIDPRGRPLVPNLLLMQDRNRPGEYVASFRAGLPGKYRFEVTVPNSKGQVVDGNLMVLLPRLEDESLSQNVKGLKELARDTGGQYLALEEAEQIPALLPDQGEEFLVDERLKTLWDQAWVFFLLAGLLAAEWLTRKLFKLA, via the coding sequence ATGAGTTATTTTGCTTCCCTTCCAGCATCACTGATTCTGGCTGCCGACGAAACGACCGCGTTTCGTTCGATCGAATACGATACGCCCTCCTCAGGCTGGGGATGGCTGCTGCTCCTGGGTGGGTTGGGACTGGTACTGCTGTTATCGTTCCGAACAGTCTGGAAAGACTCAATTCAACTCCCGCTGTTCTGGCGCTGCTGGCTGGCAGTATTGCGACTGGGCGTATTAGTCGCTTTGATTGCCATTGTTTTTAATCCGCATGAACGTACTCAGAAAATGTCGTTTCGCCCTTCCCGGGTCGCGGTACTGGTCGATACTTCGCTTTCCATGAGGCACCCGAATCAACTGGTGACGGCAAATACAAGTTCGCCTGCCAGCCGCAATGTTGCCTCCCGCATGGAAGCAGTCGAAAAACTTCTGGCAGATTCTCCCCTGATCAAGGACCTGCAGAAAAATCATCAGGTCAGTGTTTACTCCTTTGATAAAACCTTAGTCGGCCCCCTGCATGTGTTCCCGAAACAGGACTCGCCTGAGAACACTGCGAAACCGGCTTCAGAGGCAGAGACCAGCATTCCGGATCAACCTGACTGGAACACACTGCTTCAGCCCCAGGGTCTGGAGACGCGCCTGGGAGAACTGCTGGGACAGCTGATTCGTGAGATTAATGGCTCCACGCTGTCTGGAATAATCATCGCCACTGATGGGGCATCGAATGCCGGTATAGACTTACTTTCTGCCAATGAAGCGGCAAAAGAATCAAAAGTACGACTGATTCCCCTGGGGCTCGGCAGTCCGGTTCGTCCGGCGAACATCCAGATTTCCAAAATCATCGCTCCCACTGATGTACAGTTCGGGGATGGTTTTGAGATCACCGCCATCGTGCAGGCCGTCGGTATGCCTGGGAAAAATATTACCATCGAACTGCTGAGAAAAGTTCCAGGCGAAGCAAAACCAGCCATTGTTGAAACGCGAGATGTCCTGCTGCCTACCGAAGACAGCCTGCCACTCGATATCAAATTCGAACGCACCCCCGCTGAAGAAGGTGAAATCAGTTATGTGGTTCGTGCTCGGGGCAATCAACTGGCGGGCGATGCCAATGCCATGGACAATGAACTGGCACATTCCGTCAATGTATTCAGTCGCCCCACACGCGTGCTGGTCATCGCCGGTGGCCCGATGCGGGATTATCGCTTCGCCCGTACCATGCTCTACCGTCATCCATCAATCCAGTCTTCGGTCTGGCTACAGTCTGCCCCTCCCGGGGTTTCACAGGATGCAAACGAACTGTTGTATGAATTTCCTGAACGGGCAGACCTGTTTGAATACGATGTGGTCCTCGCGTTTGACGTGAACTGGGAACTGCTGTCCGCAGAACAGATGCAGAATCTGAATGAATGGGTCTCATCAGCAGGCGGCGGAATCGTGATGGTGGCCGGCGACGTTTACACGCCTAAACTGGCCCAGGAAAGTGAAAAATACCAGTCTATTCTGGATCTGTATCCCGTGTTTATCAACTCCTTCGTTCGCGACTACCTGGATGAAGAGGCGACACAGATTCGCAGGATCGAATGGACTCAGGCCGGCCTGGATGCCGGCTTCCTGATGCTGACCGACGATCCGGCAACTTCCCGGCAATTATGGGAAAACTTCCCTGGTATTTATCGGTGTTATCCCTCAAACGGTGCCAAAGCTGCTGCGACGGTTTATGCCCACTTCCCCGACCCGAAAACTCAGACGGAATTTGGATTCTCTATCTTGATGGCGTCTCAGTATTATGGCGAAGGTCGCTGTTTCTATCTGGGCAGCCCGGAAATGTGGCGGCTGCGCTCTGTGGAGGAAGATTACTACGACCGGTTCTGGACGAAGCTCATCCGGAATATTGGACAGGGCCGCACGAAACGGGGTACGAAACGGGGTACGCTCATTCTGGAACGGGATGAATATGTTCTGGGACAGACCGTCTCTGTCCGAGTCAGACTGCTCGATCCGGAATTCAAACCCCTCATCCAGGAATCCGTGCCTATGGAGGTCATTGATCCACGAGGCAGACCCCTGGTTCCCAATCTACTGCTCATGCAGGACCGGAATCGACCTGGCGAGTATGTCGCCAGTTTCCGTGCCGGCCTGCCTGGTAAATATCGATTTGAAGTCACGGTTCCTAATTCCAAAGGTCAGGTTGTTGACGGAAATCTTATGGTTCTGCTGCCGCGACTGGAAGATGAATCGTTGAGTCAGAACGTGAAAGGACTCAAGGAACTGGCCCGCGATACCGGTGGTCAATACCTCGCTCTGGAAGAAGCAGAACAGATTCCTGCCCTTCTGCCTGACCAGGGAGAAGAATTCCTGGTTGACGAGAGGCTGAAGACACTCTGGGATCAGGCCTGGGTCTTCTTCCTGCTCGCAGGTCTGCTGGCTGCGGAATGGCTGACCAGAAAATTATTTAAACTGGCCTGA